A window of Hymenobacter siberiensis genomic DNA:
TCGTGGGGGCGGCCGTGGGGGCGCTGCGGTTGAAGATGGCCAGGCGGGCCAGCTTGCCCTGGGTGGTAGCGGTGCTACGGGCCGCATTGGCACCGGGGTCCGAAATGGCCGCCAGTACGCGGTTGCGGGGCTCGTCGAGGTACAGGCCAATGGCCGACACCAGCTTGGGGTCGTCGGGGAAAGCGGTGCTGTAGGTGCCGTCGTCCTTCACCTGGCCCACGCGGCCGGTGGTGAGAGACGTGACCAGGAAGCGGGTGTTAGCGGCGTCGTACTGCACGCCCTCGGGGTAAAGACCGGCCTGGGTGAAGGTAACAACGGCGGGGGCCGCGGGCGTTACTACGTCAGGCTCTTTGTCTTTGGAACAGCTACCAAGCAGCAGTAGGCCGAGCACGGCAGCCGGCACCAGGCGACGGGACGAGGCCGCCGAAACTTGAAGGGAAAACATGGTCATGAGAATGGGGGATGTATAAAAGGCACAAAACAGGCCGCACCCGTGTAGGAACATGGGTAATACCAACGGCTGGGTATTTTGGTTTTGAAAAGCGGCCACCGGCCGGGGCCTGACGCCAAGCCCAACCTTGCGCCGTACCTTTGCCCCTCAATACCGCTGACTAGATGATTTCCATTTCCGACCTCGACTTCCACTTTGGCTCCCGTGCGCTGTACGATAACGCCAGCCTGCACATTAAGCCCAAGGACAAAATTGGCCTTATCGGCCTCAATGGCACCGGCAAATCGACGCTACTGCGCCTGTTGGTGGGCGAGTACAAGGCCGATGGCGGCTCGATTTCGATGGCCAAGGACGTGAGCCTGGGCTTCCTGAACCAGGACCTGCTGAGCTACGACACGCACGAAAGCATTCTGCACGTAGCCATGCAGGCTTTTGCCGAAGCCCTGGAGCTGCAGCAGAAAATCGACGACATTCTGGTGCTGTTCGAAACCGATTATTCCGACGACCTCATCGATAAGCTCGCCACCATGCAGGAGCGGTTTGAGGCGCTGGGCGGCTACACCATGCAGGCCCGCGCTGAGGAAATTCTCGAAGGCCTAGGCTTCACGACCGAGGAGCTGACCAAGCCGCTCAAATCCTTTTCGGGCGGCTGGCGCATGCGCGTGATGCTAGCCAAAATCCTGCTCCAGCAGCCCTCGCTGCTGCTGCTCGACGAACCCACCAACCACTTGGACCTGCCCTCCATTAAGTGGATTGAGAACTACCTGGCCGACTACGAGGGCGCCGTCATCATCGTGAGCCACGACCGGGCCTTTCTCGACCGCACCACCAACACCACGGTGGAGGTGATTAGCGGCAAGCTGGTGCCCTACGCCGGCAACTACAGCTACTACCTCGAAGAAAAGGTGGAGCGCAACCTCATTCAGAAGGGCGCCTTTGATAACCAGCAGGCCCAGATTCGGCAGGCTGAGAAGTTCATTGAGCGCTTTAAGGCCAAGGCCAGCAAGGCCAAGCAGGCCCAGAGCCGCGTGAAGGCCCTCGACAAGCTGGAGCGCATTGAGGACGTGGCCCAGGACGCCGCCAAAATCAACATGAAGTTCACCTTCAAGGTGGAGCCCGGCCGGCACATTCTGCGCATGGAGCACGTGACGAAGAAGTACGACCAGAAGCTGATTTTCCGCGACACGAATGTGCACATCGAGCGGGGCGACAAAATCGCGCTGATTGGCGCCAACGGCAAGGGCAAATCGACGCTTATGCGCCTCGTGGCCGGCACCGAAGCGCCCACCAACGGCAAGCACCAGCTGGGCCACAACGTGATTATGTCGTTCTACGCCCAGCACCAGCTGGAGTCGCTGACGCTCGACAACGAAATTTTGCAGGAGATGAGCGAGGCCGGCTCGAAGCGCAACGACATGGAGTTGCGCTCGGTACTGGGCTCGTTCCTATTCACGGGCGAGGAGGTTTTCAAGAAAATCAAAGTCCTCAGCGGTGGCGAGAAAAGCCGCGTGGCCCTGGCCAAAACCCTGATTTCAGAAGCCAACTTCCTGCTGCTTGATGAACCGACCAACCACCTGGATATGGTGTCGGTAAACATCCTGATTCAG
This region includes:
- a CDS encoding ABC-F family ATP-binding cassette domain-containing protein, coding for MISISDLDFHFGSRALYDNASLHIKPKDKIGLIGLNGTGKSTLLRLLVGEYKADGGSISMAKDVSLGFLNQDLLSYDTHESILHVAMQAFAEALELQQKIDDILVLFETDYSDDLIDKLATMQERFEALGGYTMQARAEEILEGLGFTTEELTKPLKSFSGGWRMRVMLAKILLQQPSLLLLDEPTNHLDLPSIKWIENYLADYEGAVIIVSHDRAFLDRTTNTTVEVISGKLVPYAGNYSYYLEEKVERNLIQKGAFDNQQAQIRQAEKFIERFKAKASKAKQAQSRVKALDKLERIEDVAQDAAKINMKFTFKVEPGRHILRMEHVTKKYDQKLIFRDTNVHIERGDKIALIGANGKGKSTLMRLVAGTEAPTNGKHQLGHNVIMSFYAQHQLESLTLDNEILQEMSEAGSKRNDMELRSVLGSFLFTGEEVFKKIKVLSGGEKSRVALAKTLISEANFLLLDEPTNHLDMVSVNILIQALEQYQGTFIVISHDRFFVENVATKIWYIEDFQLKEYPGTYAEYETWQEDREKAAKKAGLPSPSAPKPQHKEDKKSESAPAKTSSPDQKKALKELAEVEAKIDTLEKELAGYEKQLADPKIYENSSQLKDATMKFEQVKKELAQLNDRWEMLAEV